A genomic segment from Gracilimonas sediminicola encodes:
- a CDS encoding CNNM domain-containing protein — protein sequence MELTIRLLSGVILLLLNAFFVATEFALTRLRQYKKDQLEDMPGLNRAWEMTKTLEIYLTSCQIGITTTSILLGVIAEPAVTQLIELFFTAETIGSISTHTISIILSVVFINFVHTIWGEQAPTYLGVERAKSVARYCAAPLYWWTYTIYPFLLLGDRITKATLRLFNIEMQRSWLQQESSSTEDIRAEMVELLKSGDMDEERREEIINTLDIEQIPVKDIMIPRDDIVTMSTEKTFRENLATLNRNMHTRYPLVGDSIDDFIGILYTPQITANAEALLEGSKELDDFDWPRMLIEKDLPVSKLIDRFQEEHQELALVKEDEKIIGLVTLTDALETIIGSAEDPLDLLEE from the coding sequence ATGGAGCTAACCATTCGCTTACTTAGCGGCGTCATCCTGCTGTTGCTCAACGCGTTTTTTGTGGCTACCGAATTTGCCCTCACCCGTCTCAGGCAGTATAAAAAGGACCAACTTGAAGACATGCCGGGTTTGAACCGTGCCTGGGAAATGACCAAGACGCTGGAAATCTACCTGACCTCCTGCCAGATTGGGATCACCACCACCAGTATTCTTTTGGGTGTTATTGCCGAGCCTGCTGTAACCCAACTCATCGAACTGTTCTTTACGGCTGAAACCATCGGCAGTATTTCTACCCACACCATTTCCATTATTCTGTCGGTGGTGTTTATTAATTTCGTACATACAATTTGGGGTGAACAGGCACCTACTTACCTCGGGGTTGAACGAGCCAAGTCGGTTGCCCGCTACTGTGCCGCCCCTCTGTATTGGTGGACCTACACCATTTACCCCTTTCTGCTTTTAGGAGATCGCATAACCAAGGCTACCCTCCGGCTGTTTAATATTGAAATGCAACGAAGCTGGCTGCAGCAGGAATCGTCTTCCACCGAAGACATCCGTGCCGAGATGGTAGAGCTGCTGAAAAGCGGTGACATGGATGAGGAACGCCGGGAGGAAATCATCAACACCCTGGATATTGAACAGATACCCGTAAAAGACATTATGATCCCCAGAGATGATATAGTGACCATGAGTACGGAGAAAACCTTCCGGGAAAATTTAGCCACCCTGAACCGGAATATGCACACCCGTTATCCATTGGTGGGGGATTCCATTGATGATTTCATCGGTATTTTATACACGCCGCAAATTACCGCAAATGCAGAAGCACTTTTGGAGGGCAGTAAAGAACTGGATGATTTCGACTGGCCTCGCATGTTGATTGAAAAAGACCTGCCGGTAAGTAAGCTCATCGATCGCTTTCAGGAAGAGCACCAGGAACTAGCATTGGTTAAAGAAGACGAGAAAATTATAGGACTGGTCACCCTAACCGACGCTCTTGAAACCATTATCGGCAGCGCTGAAGACCCTCTGGATTTATTGGAGGAATAA
- the rfbD gene encoding dTDP-4-dehydrorhamnose reductase, producing the protein MRILITGGSGQLGREWVGYLNRKEVEFISLPSADLDITDHDDTNRVLSNLRPDLIINCAAYTKVDQAEAEPEKAHQVNGEAVRNLADYCANKNIKLVHFSTDYVFPGTEEDMQELPHGYTEDHPTNPVNAYGESKLAGEKAIRESGCDFLLIRVSWLCGKYGSNFVKTMLKLAEDRDELKVVNDQFGCPSFTKNVVENSWELIDQKETGIFHLTSTGKITWYDFASEIFKQAGVRINLEPVDSSEFPTKAKRPAFSLLSTEKITNISGVSLIEWEEGLKLMLAELKV; encoded by the coding sequence ATGCGGATTTTAATTACGGGCGGAAGCGGTCAGCTTGGACGGGAATGGGTAGGCTACCTGAACCGCAAAGAAGTTGAATTTATCTCTTTGCCTTCTGCCGACCTGGATATCACCGATCACGATGATACCAACCGCGTGCTGAGTAACCTTCGTCCGGATTTGATTATAAACTGCGCAGCATATACCAAGGTAGATCAGGCTGAGGCTGAGCCGGAAAAAGCCCATCAGGTAAACGGGGAGGCAGTCAGGAATTTGGCTGATTATTGTGCTAATAAGAATATTAAGCTCGTTCACTTCTCAACGGATTATGTATTTCCCGGAACGGAAGAAGACATGCAAGAGCTTCCCCACGGCTATACTGAAGATCACCCCACAAACCCGGTTAATGCATACGGCGAATCAAAGTTGGCCGGAGAGAAAGCTATCCGGGAAAGTGGCTGTGACTTTCTGCTGATACGGGTTTCGTGGTTGTGTGGCAAATATGGCAGCAACTTTGTGAAAACGATGCTCAAGCTTGCAGAAGATCGTGACGAACTGAAGGTGGTGAATGATCAGTTTGGCTGCCCGAGCTTCACCAAAAATGTGGTGGAGAACAGCTGGGAGCTTATCGATCAAAAGGAAACAGGGATTTTTCATCTGACATCCACCGGAAAAATAACCTGGTACGACTTTGCTTCAGAAATTTTTAAACAGGCGGGAGTGCGTATCAACCTTGAACCGGTGGATAGTTCTGAATTCCCGACCAAGGCAAAACGTCCGGCATTTTCCCTGTTAAGTACAGAAAAAATTACTAACATCTCGGGCGTTTCCCTGATTGAATGGGAAGAAGGACTAAAACTAATGTTGGCCGAACTCAAAGTATGA
- a CDS encoding EVE domain-containing protein, with protein MSDRNYWLMKSEPDDYSIDDLKKDGETEWTGVRNYAARNYMRDDMKKGDGVLFYHSNISTPVIVGTMEVSKESHPDPLQFDPNSKYFDEKSTESEPRWQLVDVKFVQKFDKEVTRDQLKEDPVLQDMELFRLARHSITPVREEEWKRLHELAEAEVK; from the coding sequence ATGAGCGATAGAAACTATTGGTTAATGAAATCAGAACCGGATGATTACAGCATTGATGACCTGAAGAAAGATGGGGAGACCGAATGGACGGGTGTAAGAAATTATGCAGCCCGGAATTATATGCGAGATGACATGAAGAAAGGAGATGGCGTTCTCTTTTATCACTCCAATATCTCAACACCGGTAATTGTGGGAACGATGGAAGTGTCGAAAGAATCGCATCCCGATCCCCTTCAATTCGATCCCAATTCTAAATACTTTGATGAAAAGAGTACCGAAAGCGAACCCCGCTGGCAGCTGGTTGACGTCAAGTTTGTACAGAAATTTGATAAAGAAGTAACCCGGGATCAGCTTAAAGAAGACCCTGTGCTACAAGATATGGAGTTATTCCGCCTGGCACGGCATTCTATTACCCCGGTCCGGGAAGAAGAATGGAAAAGGCTACACGAACTTGCTGAAGCTGAAGTTAAATAA
- a CDS encoding alpha/beta hydrolase: protein MKYKKSLISVSAVLLLSYIGICGYFYLIQNTIIFRPSQSDISDTYSYNFPFEERWFEPEEGVRIHAIHAFADSSRGLVIYHHGNRGNNRTNPAKFELFLNAGYDVLYPDYREYGKSTGQLWNEEDLVGDMAYVFDQMEQEYNEENIIVMGYSLGAGVAAQVAAANDPKMLIMWTPFYSMIDMKDAQFAFLPDFLVRFPLRTDLALQKIEEPVYIFYAGEDQVLPLERSLRLTEHLKERDKYFVLENQGHGWIYRNRELLREMKMILNQ, encoded by the coding sequence TTGAAGTATAAAAAGTCTCTCATTTCTGTATCTGCTGTATTGCTGCTTAGCTATATAGGTATCTGCGGCTATTTCTACCTGATTCAAAACACCATCATTTTCAGGCCTTCCCAATCTGATATCAGCGACACCTATTCGTATAATTTCCCCTTTGAGGAGCGCTGGTTTGAACCGGAAGAAGGGGTTCGCATTCATGCCATTCATGCCTTTGCCGATTCATCACGCGGATTGGTGATCTATCATCATGGAAATCGCGGGAATAACCGAACTAACCCGGCAAAGTTTGAGCTGTTCCTTAATGCCGGCTATGATGTACTGTACCCGGATTACCGCGAGTATGGGAAAAGCACCGGACAGCTTTGGAATGAAGAAGACCTGGTGGGGGATATGGCTTACGTTTTTGACCAGATGGAGCAGGAGTATAACGAGGAAAACATTATTGTTATGGGCTACTCACTGGGAGCGGGAGTAGCAGCACAAGTGGCTGCTGCTAACGACCCCAAGATGCTGATTATGTGGACGCCCTTTTACAGCATGATTGATATGAAGGATGCTCAATTCGCCTTTCTGCCCGACTTTCTGGTACGATTTCCACTACGAACCGACTTGGCCTTGCAAAAAATTGAAGAGCCGGTCTACATCTTTTATGCGGGGGAGGATCAGGTTTTACCTTTAGAAAGGTCTCTCAGGCTTACTGAACATCTAAAAGAAAGAGATAAATATTTTGTGTTGGAAAACCAGGGGCACGGTTGGATTTATCGGAACCGGGAGCTGCTTCGGGAGATGAAGATGATACTGAATCAGTAG
- the rfbC gene encoding dTDP-4-dehydrorhamnose 3,5-epimerase, with amino-acid sequence MKISETRIPAVKIIEPQVFEDDRGYFFEAYRKSELKKAGIDVDFVQDNVSKSYKNTVRGLHYQIQNPQDKLVQCLKGSILDVAVDLRQDSPSFGNYVAFKLSDVSKRMLFIPKGFAHGFSVLSDEAIVAYKCSDYYNAEGERGVRWDDPLIRVHWDVSRPILSEKDRTLPLFSSLKEEDLF; translated from the coding sequence ATGAAGATTTCAGAAACTCGCATTCCTGCTGTAAAGATTATAGAGCCTCAGGTTTTTGAAGACGACCGGGGGTATTTTTTTGAAGCATACCGGAAATCGGAGCTCAAAAAAGCCGGTATCGATGTAGATTTTGTACAGGATAATGTCTCAAAATCCTATAAAAACACCGTTCGAGGGTTACACTATCAAATCCAGAATCCGCAAGATAAACTGGTGCAGTGCCTGAAGGGATCTATCCTGGATGTGGCTGTGGATCTTCGTCAGGATTCACCCTCCTTTGGTAATTATGTGGCATTCAAGCTCAGCGATGTGAGCAAACGCATGCTGTTTATACCGAAAGGATTTGCCCATGGTTTTTCAGTGCTATCCGACGAAGCTATTGTAGCTTACAAGTGCTCCGACTATTACAACGCAGAGGGAGAGCGGGGAGTCCGTTGGGACGATCCGCTGATTCGGGTGCACTGGGATGTTTCCCGTCCGATACTTTCCGAGAAAGACCGTACGCTGCCTCTGTTTTCATCACTCAAAGAAGAAGACCTATTCTGA
- a CDS encoding bacteriorhodopsin, protein MNDLISVLGNSTFENYVALESGFSEMAYQMSAHVLTLGYAVMLAGLLYFVLTLKTVKAKFRISSVLSVVVMVSAFLLLYVQQQNWTTALIYNADTARYVLAPGADLFNNGYRYLNWLIDVPMLLFQILFVVTLTTSSFSFIRNGFWFSGAGMIITGYIGQFYEVSNPVVFFIWGFISTVFFIHILYLMNKVIKEGQEGIPEKAKGYLGTIWKLFLFSWFLYPGAYLMPYLFSFGLEPALSETAVVARHITYTVADISSKVIYGILLTLAAQEMSKAEGYDYDTFDRELNSQ, encoded by the coding sequence ATGAATGATTTAATTAGCGTGTTGGGTAATTCTACCTTCGAAAACTATGTGGCTCTGGAGTCTGGGTTTTCAGAGATGGCTTATCAGATGTCGGCCCATGTTTTAACTCTGGGTTATGCCGTAATGCTGGCCGGTCTTCTTTATTTTGTCCTTACTTTGAAGACGGTAAAAGCAAAATTCCGTATTTCATCGGTACTTTCCGTTGTAGTGATGGTTTCTGCTTTTCTACTGCTTTACGTGCAGCAACAAAACTGGACCACCGCCTTAATATACAATGCTGACACTGCGCGATATGTATTGGCCCCCGGAGCCGATCTTTTTAATAACGGCTACCGGTATTTAAACTGGCTGATTGATGTGCCAATGCTTCTGTTCCAGATTCTGTTTGTAGTCACTTTGACAACAAGCAGTTTCAGTTTTATTCGAAATGGCTTCTGGTTTTCCGGAGCCGGTATGATTATTACCGGGTACATTGGCCAGTTTTATGAAGTTTCAAACCCTGTCGTATTCTTTATCTGGGGATTTATATCCACCGTCTTTTTCATCCATATTCTATACCTGATGAACAAAGTAATTAAAGAGGGACAGGAAGGAATACCCGAAAAAGCCAAGGGATATTTAGGCACCATCTGGAAGCTTTTCTTGTTTTCCTGGTTCCTGTATCCCGGCGCGTACCTTATGCCATATCTGTTCAGCTTTGGTCTGGAGCCGGCACTAAGTGAAACGGCGGTGGTTGCACGTCATATTACTTATACCGTCGCTGATATAAGTTCTAAAGTGATCTATGGAATTCTGCTTACCCTGGCTGCCCAGGAAATGAGTAAAGCTGAAGGTTACGATTATGATACCTTTGACAGAGAGCTTAACAGCCAATAA
- a CDS encoding Brp/Blh family beta-carotene 15,15'-dioxygenase, translating to MGKTYNQETIHQVTLGFAALITDLLFPEFTEAIRFWVLGIVIILVGMPHGSLDHIIAYHSFPEKNKTEKRIWFYGYYTALMAAYAMLWIWFPLFSFLIFLLITLYHFGQADAERFQLPSLPKNILLYSRGLTIVGLILYGSDPVYISEVVEVITGFPSLSLISGYVEIPVLTLTFASIYPIGYLFVLSFLQRNELPAIYLLDALIVPALFAIADPIFAFSVYFGGWHSYNHIRTMLNYLNNRDLDVSMNWFYKKTLFLSLISYAALAALYFIMQAFGDEDLLVGLLFILISVLTLPHIFIVETMYRKFR from the coding sequence TTGGGTAAAACGTACAATCAAGAAACTATTCATCAGGTTACCCTTGGGTTTGCAGCTCTTATTACCGATCTGCTTTTCCCGGAGTTTACCGAGGCCATCCGCTTTTGGGTGCTTGGCATTGTAATCATTCTTGTAGGCATGCCCCACGGCTCACTGGATCATATCATAGCCTACCATTCTTTTCCGGAAAAGAATAAAACAGAAAAAAGGATCTGGTTTTATGGATACTATACAGCATTGATGGCTGCCTATGCTATGCTTTGGATTTGGTTCCCACTTTTCAGCTTTCTGATCTTCTTATTAATCACGCTTTACCATTTTGGTCAGGCCGATGCTGAACGATTTCAGTTGCCTTCTCTACCCAAGAATATCCTTCTGTATTCACGTGGCTTGACGATCGTAGGTCTCATTTTGTATGGAAGCGACCCGGTTTATATCTCAGAAGTGGTTGAAGTCATAACCGGCTTCCCGAGCTTAAGTCTTATTTCCGGTTATGTTGAAATTCCCGTTCTTACACTTACTTTTGCTTCCATCTACCCTATAGGATATTTATTTGTACTCAGCTTTTTACAGAGAAATGAACTGCCCGCAATCTATTTACTTGATGCGCTAATCGTACCAGCCTTGTTTGCCATCGCTGACCCTATATTTGCTTTCTCTGTGTATTTCGGAGGCTGGCACTCATACAATCACATTAGAACGATGCTCAACTATCTGAACAATCGTGATCTGGATGTATCGATGAACTGGTTTTACAAAAAAACTTTGTTTCTCAGCCTTATTTCTTATGCGGCACTTGCTGCCCTCTACTTCATCATGCAAGCGTTTGGGGATGAAGATCTTTTGGTTGGGCTTCTTTTTATTCTGATTAGTGTTCTCACTCTCCCCCATATCTTTATTGTTGAAACCATGTACCGAAAATTCAGATAA
- a CDS encoding sugar phosphate nucleotidyltransferase, with translation MKGIILAGGTGSRLYPLTKVTNKHLLPIGDKPMIYHPIEKLTQVGIEEILIVTGTEHMGDVVNLLGSGKDFGCRFTYKVQDEAGGIAQALGLAENFAGDEPVVVILGDNIFESSLQKAVDNYDGTGAQILIKEVPDPKRYGVAELDGEEVLSIEEKPEVPKSNYAVTGVYFYDSKVFDCIQNLEPSGRGELEITDVNNFYIQKGEMKNSVMEGWWTDAGTPESYRIANELVRG, from the coding sequence ATGAAAGGAATTATTCTCGCTGGCGGAACCGGATCACGGCTTTACCCTTTAACTAAGGTTACGAACAAACACCTGCTTCCGATTGGTGACAAACCCATGATTTATCATCCAATCGAAAAACTTACCCAGGTGGGGATTGAGGAAATTTTGATTGTGACGGGCACCGAGCACATGGGAGATGTGGTAAACTTACTCGGCTCCGGGAAAGATTTTGGCTGCCGGTTTACCTACAAAGTGCAGGATGAAGCCGGTGGGATTGCACAGGCACTGGGTCTGGCAGAGAATTTTGCAGGTGACGAACCGGTGGTGGTCATTTTGGGAGATAATATTTTCGAAAGTTCACTCCAAAAAGCCGTAGATAATTACGATGGCACCGGCGCACAAATCCTCATCAAGGAAGTGCCCGACCCCAAGCGATATGGAGTGGCTGAACTGGATGGAGAAGAAGTGCTATCCATTGAAGAGAAGCCGGAAGTGCCCAAATCAAATTATGCAGTAACCGGTGTGTATTTTTATGATTCAAAAGTGTTTGATTGTATTCAAAACCTGGAGCCTTCGGGAAGAGGGGAACTGGAAATTACTGATGTAAACAACTTCTACATCCAAAAAGGCGAAATGAAAAATTCGGTAATGGAGGGGTGGTGGACCGATGCCGGCACCCCCGAATCGTACCGGATTGCGAATGAATTGGTAAGGGGATAA
- the rfbB gene encoding dTDP-glucose 4,6-dehydratase, producing the protein MRIIVTGGAGFIGSNLILRLTEDHPDWEIYNLDKLTYASDQSYLKSLKDSGRYYFKKVDLVNRNEVHDIVQTFKPQGVFHLAAESHVDNSIQGPEPFIQSNIVGTFNILEECRLLWKDDEEEWKNNRFLHVSTDEVYGELEDEDGFFTEETPYAPNSPYSASKAGSDMIVRAYYHTYGMNVVTTNCSNNYGPHQHDEKLIPVVIRSAINHEKIPVYGKGENVRDWLFVHNHCDALDVAFNKGKAGETYTIGGNNEWKNIDLVRKICDILNEEVGNGPDGDYKNLITFVTDRLGHDFRYAIDASKIKNELGWEPSQDFDGMLRQTILWYVEKYNSK; encoded by the coding sequence ATGCGCATAATTGTAACGGGAGGAGCCGGTTTTATCGGTTCGAACCTGATTTTACGACTTACCGAAGACCACCCCGACTGGGAAATTTATAATCTGGATAAGCTGACCTATGCTTCCGATCAATCCTACCTGAAGTCGCTTAAAGATTCGGGCAGGTACTACTTTAAGAAAGTGGATTTGGTGAACCGGAATGAGGTTCATGATATAGTTCAGACATTTAAGCCTCAGGGTGTTTTCCACCTGGCAGCCGAATCGCATGTGGATAATTCCATCCAGGGCCCCGAGCCTTTTATTCAGTCCAATATCGTAGGCACCTTCAACATACTTGAAGAATGCCGGCTGCTTTGGAAAGATGATGAAGAGGAGTGGAAGAACAATCGTTTTCTGCACGTATCTACCGATGAAGTGTACGGGGAGCTGGAAGATGAAGACGGTTTTTTCACTGAGGAAACTCCTTACGCTCCCAATTCGCCTTATTCTGCTTCCAAAGCCGGAAGCGATATGATCGTCCGCGCCTATTATCATACTTATGGTATGAATGTGGTGACCACCAATTGCTCCAATAATTACGGGCCTCATCAACATGATGAAAAACTGATCCCCGTCGTTATCCGAAGTGCCATCAACCATGAAAAAATACCCGTGTACGGAAAAGGGGAGAACGTTCGGGACTGGCTGTTTGTGCATAATCACTGCGATGCCCTGGATGTAGCGTTCAACAAAGGAAAAGCAGGAGAAACCTACACCATCGGCGGGAATAATGAATGGAAAAACATCGACCTGGTTCGTAAAATTTGTGACATCCTGAATGAGGAGGTCGGAAACGGACCGGATGGAGACTATAAAAACCTGATCACCTTTGTAACCGACCGCCTGGGGCACGACTTCCGCTACGCCATTGATGCTTCAAAAATCAAAAACGAACTGGGCTGGGAACCTTCCCAGGATTTTGACGGAATGCTCCGCCAGACAATTTTGTGGTATGTGGAGAAGTATAATTCAAAATGA